The following DNA comes from Lentibacillus sp. Marseille-P4043.
GATCAAGTAGCCAGACCTTAATATGAAAGCAATTTATAGTTAACTTTCAACAGCCCTACGGATCGTTATTTTCCAATTAGCGCCTGTTTCGATATGATACGCTTTGGCAAATGAACCCTGGTTAATAGCGACGCCCAGCTTGTCTAACGAATTTACGTAAAGTAATGGTTCACCAAGGCGGCTATCAGCAAATGAACGACCAAACGTCATCCTATTTTTGTAAACTTGCTTCAGATGATTTGCAATGGTAACTTCTAATGAATCCCCATATTCGATCCCTGCCTGTTGGAAAAGCTCACGGGAAATGTTCGTCCAAATGTTTCCAAACCGCACATCGAGAATATCAATAGTACCGGTAATTACTCCTTGATTGACACTTGGTTCGGTAATCGTCAATTCAATGATATCCTCCACATCAATAACCGGGCCCACTTCAGCAAAAGAAATCACATTCGCGGCGAGTCGTGCCCCTGTATATGCGTAAACATCGCGCCCATGAAATGTATACGACTCACCAGACCTTGGTAATCGGTTCACTTTTTCATCAATAACCCTAGCCTCTACAATTCCTATGTTTTTCTTAATATGTGTTAATGTTCCATTATCAGGTGTCACAACATATTGATTGTCAGCCGTTTTCACGACGATACTTAACCGATCTGACCCGACGCCAGGATCGACAACCGATACAAATACAGTTTCCTCAGGCCAATAAGAGATCGTTTGATACAGACGATAGGATCCTTCCCATATGTTAAATTGCGGAATATCGTGGGTTAAATCAAAAATTCGAAGTGCCGGGTCAACTGAAATCGCTACGCCATACATAGCAGAGACCGCACCATCACTTGTACCAAAGTCTGTTTGAAAAACTATATTTTTATTCATGTTGTTTTCCTCCTTTTGTTCATTAAAAAACGCCCTCATCAACTAAATGATAAGGACGTGGTTTATCATAACGTGGTACCACCTTATTTCATTGCATGCTCACACATACAATCTCTATAAGTACAAAAGACGAAAAACTTTTATACTTTGGCATCGATAACGAGTACCAAATCCCGTCGGAACTTACTAATATCCAAGAAATGATATGTTCAGCACGAAACTCAGAGGCCATTGTTCAGATTCGAATTTTCACTTCTTCTCAGCTACCGAAGCTCTCTGGACAAAATAACAAATCCTACTTTCCCTCATCAACGTTTTTAGAAAAGATTATATTGCTTAAATTTAAAATTAGTATACGGAAAAACGTTTTAAAAATCAAGTGAATTTTTTAAAAATTAACTTGATAATTGTTCCAAATTAATAGATACGATCAAACCTATATTCAGGCAGGAAACGATTGTGGATGGACAAACTGCAGTATGGAAATAAACTGATGAATGAGCACAAAGACGGGCTTTAAAACAAATATATGGATTTCTATGAATATTGTACCATTTTCTAATAATTACAACCTTTTCCAGTTATTTTATTGTATAATGGTGAGGACAGGTAATGCAGGGCGGGCTTCACTGAAGCTGCATAGGGAAGCTTCTTTAATCGGCGGCTTTTATCCCCTAGGAAAGGGGCTGAAGCAATTGATTCCAATTGAAAAAGCAATAGAGTTGATGTTTATGTTCTCAACTCTTGTAGTGTTAATTGTCAACAGCCGAGAAAAAAAGTAATCACCCTGTCGATGGCGTTAACTGGGAAAATTACTTTTTTTAGATCCCTATAACAAAGTCGCTGCACTCTGCAGATAACTGTCTGAGTCGCAAGTTGCCGCTTGCGACTCACCTTTTTATTCTATTCTGATCTTTCTAAAAAAACAACTAAAAAATAAAACCGATCAAATTTGAGCAATTATATCTATATTTTAATTTCTCATTCTGTTAATCTAATGATTTCTATCTATGCTTATTATACTACAAATCACGTACGAAAACATCGATAAATCAAAATTCTTAAACTATCCATTATAAATAGGCTAAAATGCTTCTCCATTCTTCTACTTTACCAGCAAACGATTTCGTATAACGCCCTGGAATAGGACTTGTTGACGGTAATTTGATCACATCAATGGCAGCAAAATTTACACCTTTAAAATATTTCAAGAACGTCTGGAATGATTTTGTTCCATTGCAGGCGATCAGTCGAATAGTTGGCTGCTCCTTCAACAAGCCAATAATATCATTCGGTTCTTCACCCGTAATCTTTGAATCCAAACTTCCTTCACGAAAACACGTACCGATCGTATCCCATAAAGCTATCTGATGTTGTTTGATAAACGCTATTTTTTCATCGTAAGTTTCACATGGCTCTTGATTGAATAACGCATATAAAATGCCCCAAAAATGATTGTGTGGATTTCCGTAATATGCTTGTTTTTCCAATGACATTCTACTTGGCATCGACCCCAAAATAAGCACTTTTGCATTCTCCGCTACTATAGGCGGAAGCGATCTCAACTTTTCCTGCATCTCATCACCTCATCTAAAGGACAGCATACTACACAAGATTAGAAAAATGAAATACGGGAAAATATATGATATGTTTTCTTCTAATTAAGTTATACCCTTTTTTTCGACATTAAACGCAGAAGGAAGGTTTTTTAATGAGAGCGATTGTAATCGACCAATATGGATCAGCAAATAATTTAATCGAGCGGGATGTACCGATGCCAGATATGAAGCCGAATCAAGTGCGAATCGAATTATATGCCACCTCAATCAACCCAATCGACTGGAAATTGCGCGAGGGATATTTAAAAGAAAGGGAACCAT
Coding sequences within:
- a CDS encoding DNA-deoxyinosine glycosylase produces the protein MQEKLRSLPPIVAENAKVLILGSMPSRMSLEKQAYYGNPHNHFWGILYALFNQEPCETYDEKIAFIKQHQIALWDTIGTCFREGSLDSKITGEEPNDIIGLLKEQPTIRLIACNGTKSFQTFLKYFKGVNFAAIDVIKLPSTSPIPGRYTKSFAGKVEEWRSILAYL
- a CDS encoding SAM hydrolase/SAM-dependent halogenase family protein codes for the protein MNKNIVFQTDFGTSDGAVSAMYGVAISVDPALRIFDLTHDIPQFNIWEGSYRLYQTISYWPEETVFVSVVDPGVGSDRLSIVVKTADNQYVVTPDNGTLTHIKKNIGIVEARVIDEKVNRLPRSGESYTFHGRDVYAYTGARLAANVISFAEVGPVIDVEDIIELTITEPSVNQGVITGTIDILDVRFGNIWTNISRELFQQAGIEYGDSLEVTIANHLKQVYKNRMTFGRSFADSRLGEPLLYVNSLDKLGVAINQGSFAKAYHIETGANWKITIRRAVES